One genomic window of Boudabousia tangfeifanii includes the following:
- a CDS encoding response regulator transcription factor: MVENFAPVPHILVVDDEPMLANLLSSALKYEGWEVSTAGTGNKAIKLAHDLKPDVILLDIGLPDMDGFTVLSRVRASNPTVPVLFLTARDALEDRVKGLNAGGDDYVTKPFDLEEVVARIQVLLRRGGALVPQKTNLLEVGDLVLNLDSREVSRAGEAITLTATEFDLLQYLALNAGRVISKSQILDHVWNYGFDGKANIVELYVSYLRRKIDKGRTPMLQTVRGVGYMLKPAEGEGA, encoded by the coding sequence ATGGTTGAAAACTTTGCTCCGGTCCCACATATTTTGGTGGTTGATGATGAACCGATGTTGGCAAACTTGTTGTCGTCGGCTTTGAAGTATGAGGGCTGGGAGGTTTCGACTGCCGGTACTGGCAATAAGGCCATCAAGTTGGCTCATGATTTAAAGCCTGACGTGATTTTATTGGATATCGGTTTGCCAGACATGGACGGTTTCACGGTTTTGTCTCGGGTGCGAGCGTCGAATCCGACTGTGCCGGTGCTGTTTTTGACGGCCCGTGATGCTTTGGAGGATCGGGTTAAGGGCTTGAATGCGGGCGGCGATGACTATGTCACCAAACCTTTTGATTTGGAAGAGGTAGTAGCTCGCATCCAGGTGTTGTTGCGGCGCGGTGGCGCCCTCGTCCCACAAAAAACTAACCTGCTGGAAGTGGGCGATCTGGTGTTGAATCTGGATTCGCGGGAGGTTTCTCGAGCGGGCGAGGCGATCACTTTGACTGCCACAGAGTTTGATTTATTGCAGTATTTGGCGCTCAATGCGGGGCGCGTCATTTCGAAGAGCCAGATTTTGGACCATGTCTGGAATTATGGTTTTGATGGCAAGGCGAACATTGTGGAACTGTATGTTTCGTACTTGCGTCGCAAGATTGATAAGGGGCGCACTCCCATGTTGCAGACGGTTCGCGGGGTGGGCTACATGTTGAAGCCGGCCGAGGGCGAGGGCGCATGA
- a CDS encoding sensor histidine kinase gives MSRFLGRSRKAAGGVLDPAATGDNVDRGRTWGLTGRPWTLRRKLVWAQTALVVLLVSLLAFTATLLLQRSMVAQVDTQLRTAQSRAAAYEPQLRFVPQAQSNPSSPSKPLPPSELEDSRPGSKQFDPKRSGKHDDLAGRVPDGLGAPGQRTGTLLVSVQSGVVKAGVITEQGTFRQLDAAQTNALTALSVSREPQTVHIPRLGPYRVLVSAVSMPADTSKNQTVSTGRFVTGLSLEPTFELRRQFWYFELALVLLGALLAVLASRFLVSRTLRPLDEVAQVAQAAAQVPMSEGKVEIGVRAPVSDPRTEVGQVGESLNTLIGHVETSLAARSASEQRLREFVADASHELRTPLASISGYTQLARRYEAELPAEVAGHLERVAAQSARMTRLVEQLLLLARLDAGRELSLAEVDLAGLAMDAVADAQAAGPDHEWSFDLELPEGGENDEELALPLVLGDADKLSQVLMNLLGNARAHTPAGTEVKVLVRPRPGAWQVLVSDNGPGIDPSELDQIFERFARSDDDAKRVEGHSGLGLSISRAIARAHQGDLTVESEPGYTVFTLTLFSLI, from the coding sequence ATGAGCCGCTTTTTGGGTCGCTCGCGCAAAGCGGCCGGCGGTGTTTTAGACCCAGCAGCAACCGGCGACAACGTGGACCGAGGGCGTACTTGGGGGCTAACGGGTCGCCCGTGGACTTTGCGTCGCAAACTGGTTTGGGCACAAACGGCCCTAGTGGTTTTACTGGTGTCACTATTGGCTTTCACGGCGACTTTGTTGTTGCAGCGTTCGATGGTGGCTCAGGTCGATACGCAGTTGCGGACGGCGCAGTCGCGAGCGGCAGCCTACGAGCCACAGCTACGTTTTGTCCCTCAGGCACAGTCGAATCCGTCTTCCCCCTCCAAACCGTTACCGCCTAGCGAACTGGAGGATAGTCGGCCTGGCAGTAAACAGTTCGACCCGAAACGGTCGGGCAAGCATGACGATTTGGCTGGTCGGGTGCCTGATGGTTTAGGCGCTCCTGGTCAGCGCACGGGCACTTTGTTGGTTTCGGTGCAGTCGGGTGTGGTGAAGGCTGGGGTAATTACCGAGCAGGGTACTTTCCGCCAGTTGGATGCGGCCCAGACTAATGCGCTGACAGCCTTGTCGGTTTCGCGCGAGCCACAGACGGTTCACATTCCTCGCCTGGGCCCGTACCGAGTGTTAGTTTCTGCGGTTTCAATGCCGGCCGACACCAGTAAAAATCAGACAGTGTCTACTGGTCGTTTTGTTACGGGTCTTTCTTTGGAACCGACTTTTGAATTGCGACGCCAGTTTTGGTATTTCGAGTTGGCTCTTGTGCTGTTGGGTGCTTTGCTGGCGGTGTTGGCGAGTCGTTTTTTGGTTTCGCGGACTTTGCGTCCTTTAGATGAGGTGGCGCAGGTGGCACAGGCAGCAGCCCAGGTTCCCATGTCTGAGGGCAAGGTGGAGATTGGCGTGCGCGCCCCGGTTTCCGATCCGCGAACTGAAGTGGGTCAGGTCGGGGAGTCTCTAAATACTTTGATTGGCCATGTGGAAACTTCTTTGGCTGCGCGTTCTGCTTCGGAGCAGCGTTTGCGGGAGTTCGTTGCGGATGCGTCTCATGAGCTGCGCACTCCGCTAGCTTCCATTAGTGGTTACACCCAGTTGGCACGTCGTTACGAGGCTGAGTTACCGGCTGAGGTGGCCGGTCATTTGGAGCGGGTGGCGGCACAGTCTGCGCGGATGACGCGTTTGGTGGAGCAGCTTTTGTTGTTGGCTCGCCTGGATGCGGGTCGCGAGTTGTCGTTGGCCGAGGTCGATTTGGCGGGTTTGGCGATGGACGCGGTAGCGGACGCGCAGGCAGCGGGCCCTGACCATGAGTGGTCCTTTGATTTGGAGCTGCCTGAGGGTGGCGAAAACGATGAGGAACTGGCTTTGCCACTGGTTTTGGGGGATGCGGATAAGCTTTCGCAGGTGTTGATGAACTTGTTGGGTAACGCTCGGGCACACACCCCGGCGGGTACCGAAGTGAAGGTGCTGGTGCGTCCTCGGCCTGGGGCGTGGCAGGTGCTGGTGAGCGATAACGGTCCGGGGATTGACCCGAGCGAACTAGACCAGATTTTTGAGCGTTTTGCGCGTTCGGATGATGATGCGAAGCGCGTTGAGGGGCATTCTGGTTTGGGTTTGTCGATCAGCCGGGCGATTGCCCGGGCTCATCAGGGTGACTTGACAGTGGAATCAGAACCCGGCTACACTGTTTTTACCTTAACTTTATTTTCCTTAATTTAG
- a CDS encoding ATP synthase subunit I, with protein MCAKNSCWRLVALAAFTLVWFFAQFFGFNAQWAPAWWLASVWLGLILAVLNLAFYAVEVYKRHQAKKLTPGQVGYVFLYVLIDLAIVAFFLAFLFVDTLMKLPPVTG; from the coding sequence GTGTGTGCTAAGAATTCTTGCTGGCGTTTAGTTGCTTTGGCGGCGTTTACTCTGGTCTGGTTTTTTGCCCAGTTCTTTGGGTTTAATGCTCAGTGGGCGCCTGCTTGGTGGCTTGCTTCAGTTTGGTTGGGGCTCATTTTGGCTGTGCTTAATCTGGCGTTTTACGCGGTCGAGGTTTATAAACGTCACCAAGCTAAAAAACTCACGCCGGGTCAAGTGGGATACGTTTTCCTCTACGTGTTAATCGACCTGGCCATAGTTGCCTTTTTCTTGGCATTTTTGTTCGTTGACACGTTAATGAAGTTGCCCCCAGTAACCGGCTGA
- a CDS encoding histidine phosphatase family protein, with the protein MKLLLIRHAESQNNALMAAGRADERVPDPAISSLGQQQSQALANWLQAGGSAGEVPPPTRLVSSLMRRTIETALPTAKALNLPIEAHLRTFERRGPFAGTMSNPLPFYGTPRSELQAITELVQLPAECTEDGWWDGHLEDSTEGYERALELAAWLRAMPEDETVYLVAHGDIGTYLINALMNPGRVQKIIEEAKTQGETGEKWVERQVGNWVYLDNTSTSLFQLDGDETRIYWMDRIDHLNAAGLAGKGASALDTSSY; encoded by the coding sequence ATGAAGTTGCTTTTGATCCGTCATGCTGAATCCCAGAATAATGCTTTGATGGCCGCCGGCCGCGCTGATGAACGGGTGCCCGACCCGGCGATTTCCTCCCTCGGCCAGCAACAATCCCAAGCCTTAGCCAACTGGTTGCAGGCGGGCGGCAGTGCGGGGGAGGTGCCACCACCAACTCGGCTGGTTTCCTCTTTGATGCGTCGCACCATCGAAACGGCACTGCCAACTGCTAAGGCGCTCAACCTACCGATCGAAGCACACTTGCGCACCTTCGAACGCCGTGGTCCCTTTGCCGGCACCATGAGCAACCCACTCCCGTTTTATGGCACTCCCCGCAGCGAGTTGCAAGCCATCACCGAACTCGTACAGTTACCAGCTGAATGTACCGAGGACGGCTGGTGGGATGGTCACCTCGAAGACAGCACCGAAGGGTACGAACGCGCCTTAGAACTCGCCGCCTGGCTACGTGCCATGCCCGAGGACGAAACCGTCTACCTCGTCGCGCACGGAGACATCGGCACCTACTTGATTAATGCCCTGATGAACCCTGGGCGAGTCCAAAAGATCATCGAAGAAGCCAAAACCCAAGGCGAAACCGGAGAAAAATGGGTGGAACGCCAGGTTGGAAACTGGGTTTACCTCGACAATACTTCCACCAGCCTGTTCCAACTCGATGGCGACGAAACCCGCATCTACTGGATGGACCGGATCGACCACCTCAACGCAGCAGGGCTAGCCGGGAAAGGTGCCAGCGCCCTCGACACCTCCAGTTACTAG